AGGCGACTTCGCCTGCCACGCCATCGGTCAGGAGCTGGGCGCGATGTTCGACATGGCCCACGGCGTGAGCCTCACGGCAATCTGGTCCACCTGGGCCAAGTACGTCATGGGCGTGCGCCCGGAGCGCTTCGCACAGTTTGGCGTTGAGGTTTTCGGCGTGGTGAACGACTTCGACGACCCGCGCGCCACGGCGCTGCGCGGCATCGACGCATGGGACCAGTGGTGCCACTCGATCAACATGCCCACCTCGCTCTCCGAGGCGGGCGTGAGCCCCACCGACGAGCAGATCCACGAGATGGCCGTCTCCGCCGTGGAGGCCCGTGGTGGCGACCACGCCGGCGCCTTCATGGAGCTGCACGTGGAGGACATCGAGCAGATTCTCAAGAACGCCCGCTAGAGCGAGTAGACGGGAACACTGGCGGGATTCATGGCGCGAGACATCCGGTCCCGCGCCCCTTTGCTCTAGGGGGAGAGGTTCTATGAGTGGCAGGTCTTGTTCGGTTTGCACAGTTGACGCCGGTCCTTGGGGGAGCGACGGGTTCTTCCAGCCGCGCGTCCGTCTGGCCGGAAAGTGTGATCGCTACATTCTGTCAAACGGCGTCGAGCTCCCCTGTCTCGGGTTTGGTACCTATATGATTCCAAACGACGGAACAGGGGAGCGAGCCATACGATTCGCACTGGACGCTGGTTTTCGCCATATTGACACTGCCGCTCAGTATGGCAACGAGGACCTGGTTGGCCGCGTCATTGCCGAGTCGTCGGTGCCACGCGGCGAAATCTTCATCACCAGCAAGCTTCGCAACGTCGACCAGGGCCATGACGAGGCTCTTGCCGCCTTCGAGCGCACGTGCGCCGACCTCGGCACGGACTACCTCGACCTCTACCTGATCCACTGGCCCAAGGTCGGCGGGCATGAGGATGAGTGGAAGGAGCGCGTGTGGGATAGCTGGCGTGCCTTCGAGGAGCTCTATGCCGCTGGTCGCGTTCGCGCCATTGGCGTCTCCAACTTTCTCGTTGACCACCTCAACGTTCTGCTCGAGAGGGCGAGTGTGATGCCGCACGTGGACCAGATCGAGCTCAACCCGACCTATCAGCAGCGTGAGACAGTTGCATGGTGCCGCAGTCATGGCATTCAGCTCGAGGCCTGGGCGCCTCTTGGTCGCGGCAAGATCGTATGTGACAAGCGCATTCAGGCGCTTGCGGAGGGGCATGGTAAGGACGTGGCGCAGGTATGTGTCCGCTGGGCGCTTCAACACGGGTACGTTACGATGCCAAAGTCCACGCATGAGGCACGTATCTGCTCCAACGCAGAGGTCTTCGACTTCGAGCTGACGGGTGAGGAGATGGCAGTGCTCGACGGAATGGACACTGTCGACAACTACACCTTCCACCCGGATCGGCTCGAGGAGTGGGCCGTCCGCGTGGCGCAAGCTCATGCCGAGTCGGGGGTGTAGCGTGACGGGTCCCTCTGTTGAGGCGCACCGCATCCTCGTACTTCTTGTCGGCATGCTGGTCCTGCTCCTTCTTGGTCTGATTTACGCCTACTCGGTGCTTCTCGCCCCGTTGAAGGTTGCCTTTAGCTGGGACGTCTCGGGCATGACGCTCGTTTTCTCCCTGTCAATCGTCTCCTTTACGCTTGGCTGTCTGGTCTCGGGAGAGATCGAGCGCCGTGGGCACGCACGCCGTGGCCTCTTGCTTGGCGCAATGCTGCTGCTGTTTGGCTTTCTCGGGACGAGTACGGTGAGCGGCGACGTCAGCCTGGTGTTGACGTGCGCCTTCTATGGACTGGTGGCAAGCCTGGGCATAGGCATCGTCTACAACGTGGTCATACCAACAGTGACGGCATGGTTTCCGGACCGCTGCGGGCTTGCTCAGGGCGTGAGCCTCATGGGCTTTGGCGCAGGCGGCTTCGTGCTCGGACCGGTGGTCACTCAGCTTTACGTACTGCTCGACTGGCATGTCGTGCTGCTGGGGCTGGGAGTGTCGATGACGGCGATCGTGCTTGCGAGTGCGATGGTGATGCGCCCGCCGAGCGGGGGAGATCTCACGGGCGTTTCGGTGACCTCGGCGGCGGGGGCGCACGACCCCGCGCGTGAGACGAACGTTCGCGAAATGATGCGCGAGAGGACGTTCTGGCTGCTTTACGCGTTTTTGTTCCTGCTTGGCGGCGTGGGTATGGGCGTGACCGGCATAGGACGCGAGTTGCCGCTCGCGCTCGGCGTCGACGACATGGCCGCCGCGTTTGTTATCGGCTTCGTCAATATCGGCAGCGGCGTTGGAAGGCTTGGCGGTGGCATAATTCTTGACCGTGCGGGTCGTGCGAACACGATGTGTGCGATTGCCTGCGTGGGGGCAGTGGCCCCTGCGCTCATGATCGGCTCGCTTGTCCTGGGCTCAGTTCCGCTGCAGGTGGCCGCATGCCTGCTTACGGGTATTACCTGGGGCGCCGCTGTCGTGAGCATGCCGTATGTGACGCGAACCGAGTGGGGTCAGCGGAACATGGCGGAGAACATGGCGGTCGTGAACACTTACAGCATTCCGGGGGCGGTGGTCGGGTCCTGGGGCGCAGGTCTCTTCTCGACCCTCATGGGCTCTTTTGTCCCGACACTGCTCGTAATGTGTTTCATGGGAGTGGGAAGCCTGTTCGTTGCGTATGAAATGCGTGATGCCGCCGAGCGTCCTTCTCGCCCCGCACGTCGCGAGTCTGGGATATGATAGGGGCTGTTAAGTCGCCAGGCGCTGTCTGCCTGCCGCCACGTTGCAAAGGAGAGCCATGAGCCAGTTCGTCACCGAGAAGAGCGTCTTCGTCAACCAGAACCTCGAGTCGCGCGAGGCGCTGCTGCGCTTCGTCTCCGACAAGGCCGCCGAGTTCGGCATCACCGACAACGCCGATGCCGTCTACGACGCCTTCATGGCGCGCGAGGCCATGGGCGAGACCGGCATGACCGACGGCTTTGCCGTGCCGCACGCCAAGTCCGACGACATCAAGGACGCCGCGGTCATCGTCGTGAAGAACGCCGCGCCGCTCGAGTGGCCCAGCTTTGACGAGAAGCCCGTCGACGTGGCGATCGCCCTGCTCGTCCCCGGTGGCGAGGCCGGCACCACCCACATAAAGCTCCTCTCCAAGACCGCCGTCCTGCTCATGAGGGACGAGTTCAAGAACCTCGTTCACGGCACCGACGACGCGGCGGC
Above is a genomic segment from Olsenella timonensis containing:
- a CDS encoding aldo/keto reductase; its protein translation is MSGRSCSVCTVDAGPWGSDGFFQPRVRLAGKCDRYILSNGVELPCLGFGTYMIPNDGTGERAIRFALDAGFRHIDTAAQYGNEDLVGRVIAESSVPRGEIFITSKLRNVDQGHDEALAAFERTCADLGTDYLDLYLIHWPKVGGHEDEWKERVWDSWRAFEELYAAGRVRAIGVSNFLVDHLNVLLERASVMPHVDQIELNPTYQQRETVAWCRSHGIQLEAWAPLGRGKIVCDKRIQALAEGHGKDVAQVCVRWALQHGYVTMPKSTHEARICSNAEVFDFELTGEEMAVLDGMDTVDNYTFHPDRLEEWAVRVAQAHAESGV
- a CDS encoding MFS transporter produces the protein MLVLLLLGLIYAYSVLLAPLKVAFSWDVSGMTLVFSLSIVSFTLGCLVSGEIERRGHARRGLLLGAMLLLFGFLGTSTVSGDVSLVLTCAFYGLVASLGIGIVYNVVIPTVTAWFPDRCGLAQGVSLMGFGAGGFVLGPVVTQLYVLLDWHVVLLGLGVSMTAIVLASAMVMRPPSGGDLTGVSVTSAAGAHDPARETNVREMMRERTFWLLYAFLFLLGGVGMGVTGIGRELPLALGVDDMAAAFVIGFVNIGSGVGRLGGGIILDRAGRANTMCAIACVGAVAPALMIGSLVLGSVPLQVAACLLTGITWGAAVVSMPYVTRTEWGQRNMAENMAVVNTYSIPGAVVGSWGAGLFSTLMGSFVPTLLVMCFMGVGSLFVAYEMRDAAERPSRPARRESGI
- a CDS encoding PTS sugar transporter subunit IIA: MSQFVTEKSVFVNQNLESREALLRFVSDKAAEFGITDNADAVYDAFMAREAMGETGMTDGFAVPHAKSDDIKDAAVIVVKNAAPLEWPSFDEKPVDVAIALLVPGGEAGTTHIKLLSKTAVLLMRDEFKNLVHGTDDAAAIASAINAGIDEE